Below is a genomic region from Arcanobacterium haemolyticum DSM 20595.
AGGCTTTCTTCCACGAGTCGAGGAACGATGGTGAGCCCGCCTGTGGTGATGGCATCGTCGATTCGCCCTAGTACTGATAGCCGTCCGTCAGGTCCGAATATCCCCAGGTCGCGGGTGCGATGGGTGCGTTGCCCGTGCGCGTTTTCGGCGCTCCCAAGCCGCACCAGCGATCCCGTAATCACGATCGCGCCATCCGTGCCTAGAGTAATCGCCGCGTCGCCGATCGGCCGCCCATCGTACACACAGCCGCCACATGTTTCGGTCATCCCATAGGACGTATGAACCGTGAGTCCTGCCGCCTGGGCACGTTCTAACAATTCCGACGACGTTGCCGCACCTCCCACCAAAAACGTTACGTGACGTGCGGCTGGGAAGTGTTCGAGATGATCGAGTATGCGCACCAGTTGCGTTGGTACGATCGAACAGTATGTGGGATGGTGGGTGATCGGTGCTGTGAGAAGTTGTTCCAGTTTCGTATGCAACGGTTCGCACTCGGCCAGTACCGAACGGACGATCGTTTGAAAACCTGCGATATGGTGGAGGGGGAGATCCGCAAGCCACGGCCCTGGCCCTGCCAGTGCCGTGTGGGTGGCGTTCGCAGACGCCACCAGCGAGTCCCAGCTTAGAGCGATGATAGTTCCGGTTCCCGACGTGGATCCGGAC
It encodes:
- a CDS encoding AMP-binding protein, with protein sequence MSSRSMPEYPVRVIVCDGSEFADVVDHVRLALTGQAVPPLFVVGPQVDPIEAAAEIAAQGYPVNTGVLMRTSGSTSGTGTIIALSWDSLVASANATHTALAGPGPWLADLPLHHIAGFQTIVRSVLAECEPLHTKLEQLLTAPITHHPTYCSIVPTQLVRILDHLEHFPAARHVTFLVGGAATSSELLERAQAAGLTVHTSYGMTETCGGCVYDGRPIGDAAITLGTDGAIVITGSLVRLGSAENAHGQRTHRTRDLGIFGPDGRLSVLGRIDDAITTGGLTIVPRLVEESLAAAAHSTAIVVGVPDATWGEAAIALIDPWPENITEQQLRDHVKHALGTGWQPQHVLPLTTIGFNAWPLTQSGKIDRRAIRNATHVYFSGGNS